One segment of Vibrio gazogenes DNA contains the following:
- a CDS encoding FecCD family ABC transporter permease: MQADLMLEAVAKQRANEKRRWTVIGTILAVLVVSFILDVATGPSMLDVSRVGNALLQWLGFPVSVDPTTQVIVTNLRLPIALMAVIVGGSLGIGGAEMQTLLNNSMASPYTLGMAAAAGFGAALMLYMDSLGLESYVAVPLGAFFCCMLSACFLFALATMRHITSGQLILAGIALLFLFQSLLSLVQFVSSPELSQQILFWLFGSLSKATWTNLIITAVVTIVCLFMLLKDSWKLTALRLGEERAKSLGVHVASLRLKTLFIVAVMTATATSFVGIIGFVGIVAPNIARMLVGEDQRFFLPLSFLIGAFLLSSASVLSKVIVPGALFPIGIVTAIIGVPFFFWLIIGKRR, encoded by the coding sequence ATGCAAGCCGATTTAATGCTTGAAGCAGTTGCGAAACAAAGAGCCAACGAAAAAAGGCGTTGGACGGTCATTGGCACCATTTTGGCAGTACTTGTTGTTTCGTTTATTCTCGATGTCGCCACAGGGCCGTCGATGCTTGACGTTTCACGGGTTGGTAACGCCTTGTTGCAGTGGTTAGGTTTCCCTGTCTCAGTGGATCCGACAACACAAGTTATCGTGACCAACCTCAGATTACCTATTGCTCTCATGGCCGTGATTGTCGGTGGCTCGCTTGGCATTGGTGGTGCAGAAATGCAAACCCTGCTGAATAATTCAATGGCAAGTCCTTATACATTGGGAATGGCCGCTGCCGCAGGGTTTGGTGCAGCGTTGATGCTGTATATGGACTCTCTGGGACTCGAATCATACGTTGCCGTACCGCTGGGTGCTTTTTTCTGCTGTATGCTCTCCGCCTGCTTTCTGTTTGCGTTGGCAACGATGCGTCATATTACCTCCGGACAGTTGATTCTGGCCGGGATTGCCCTACTGTTCCTGTTTCAATCGCTGTTATCACTGGTTCAGTTTGTTTCTTCTCCGGAATTGAGCCAGCAAATCCTATTTTGGCTATTTGGTAGTCTGTCGAAAGCGACTTGGACAAATCTGATCATTACTGCGGTTGTGACAATCGTCTGTTTATTCATGCTATTGAAAGATTCTTGGAAACTGACCGCGCTACGACTCGGAGAAGAGCGGGCTAAAAGTCTCGGTGTCCATGTTGCGAGTTTACGTTTGAAAACGCTGTTTATTGTCGCGGTGATGACCGCTACAGCAACCAGCTTTGTTGGCATTATCGGTTTTGTCGGGATTGTCGCACCGAATATTGCACGAATGCTGGTTGGGGAAGACCAACGGTTTTTCCTGCCATTATCTTTTCTGATCGGTGCTTTTTTACTGTCCAGTGCGTCTGTTCTTTCTAAAGTCATTGTCCCCGGAGCACTGTTTCCGATTGGGATTGTTACCGCAATTATCGGGGTTCCGTTTTTCTTCTGGCTCATTATTGGTAAAAGGCGTTAG
- the thiD gene encoding bifunctional hydroxymethylpyrimidine kinase/phosphomethylpyrimidine kinase, whose product MTYAQVAKRASPSQHNLKGHTTMTPSPSSSIPVVLTIAGSDSSGGAGIQADIKTISATGCYACSVITASTAQNTQGVFDVLPLPVSHVIQQLDAVFSDLNIVAVKIGMLANAEIVAAVANKLQAVRPRHLVIDPVLLSTSGRMLLSQDALQPLQDILLPMADLVTPNLPEAAVLLGYPTGDSGDGIARLCPEMIADLQRLGLPAILLKGGHADDPHYSQDWLITASTATVFSAPRIDESNTHGTGCTLSSAIASYLARGDSLSSAVEAAKTYISGAIRHASQLDVGRGKGPLHHFYQQTVE is encoded by the coding sequence ATGACTTACGCTCAAGTGGCAAAACGAGCATCGCCCTCACAGCACAATCTAAAAGGACACACAACTATGACGCCGTCTCCTTCATCATCGATTCCGGTTGTGCTGACCATTGCAGGTAGTGATAGTAGCGGTGGCGCAGGGATTCAGGCCGATATCAAGACCATCTCCGCAACGGGTTGTTACGCCTGCTCAGTGATAACCGCCTCCACAGCCCAAAACACGCAAGGTGTATTTGATGTATTACCACTTCCCGTCAGTCATGTAATTCAACAGCTTGATGCGGTGTTTTCAGATTTAAATATTGTGGCCGTCAAAATCGGGATGCTTGCTAATGCAGAGATTGTCGCAGCAGTTGCCAATAAACTTCAGGCAGTCCGTCCCCGCCATCTGGTGATTGACCCGGTGCTGTTATCAACCAGTGGTCGGATGTTACTAAGTCAAGATGCCTTACAGCCATTACAAGACATACTGCTGCCAATGGCAGATTTGGTCACACCAAATTTGCCGGAAGCGGCTGTGTTACTGGGTTATCCGACCGGTGATTCAGGGGATGGGATCGCCAGGCTATGTCCCGAGATGATCGCGGATTTGCAACGACTCGGTTTACCGGCCATTTTACTCAAAGGTGGTCATGCCGATGACCCTCATTACAGCCAAGACTGGCTGATCACAGCATCAACGGCAACGGTGTTCAGCGCCCCTCGGATTGATGAATCAAATACGCATGGCACAGGATGTACGCTCTCTTCAGCCATTGCTTCTTATTTAGCTCGTGGCGATTCACTCTCTTCAGCCGTCGAAGCAGCTAAAACCTATATTTCCGGTGCCATTCGTCATGCTAGTCAATTGGATGTAGGCCGGGGGAAAGGACCGTTACACCATTTCTATCAGCAGACGGTTGAGTGA
- a CDS encoding response regulator, translated as MESHATASDRLTLLLLDDENDILKALNRVLRLDYDVVSFSDGREALTYLQENEVSIIVSDMRMPEMDGAEFLSQAKEIAPDAIRILLTGYSDIQSTVRAVNAGGIHTYISKPWDNENLKLIIAKSAEFFRLTKEKERLSEELEERNQQLETMNQALETSNQKLSDFNHQLELQVQERTQALSTSNTRLEMLLKSRNKTFRDILGMVTAIIQHRTGFPADHAERIANQAKSVAQRLKLSETDIGHIYLCGLMHQIGLIGARDSEIEMTKVDPESQVPISPSANAVVGATIVERIKRFEPLVEIIRHQDELYNGLGRPDHLRGPEIPIGARIIKVVKDYDFYVASPYNPKRMTTRSAQGYLKQQAGELYDPQVIEVYLEMLKQPSRVEDGVELCIGLSEIKPGMVIKRDLYLPNGNLMLTAGNAISAVLLSRLKSIEKQTNMPITVYIG; from the coding sequence ATGGAAAGTCATGCTACAGCGTCGGATCGACTGACACTGCTCTTATTAGACGATGAAAATGATATTCTGAAAGCACTTAATCGGGTGCTTCGTCTTGATTATGATGTCGTGAGTTTTAGTGATGGTCGGGAAGCATTAACGTATTTGCAAGAAAACGAAGTCTCAATCATTGTTTCCGACATGCGAATGCCCGAGATGGATGGTGCGGAGTTTTTATCTCAGGCGAAAGAAATTGCACCGGATGCGATTCGTATTCTCCTAACGGGATATAGTGATATACAGTCTACCGTGAGAGCGGTGAATGCCGGTGGCATTCATACTTACATCAGTAAACCTTGGGACAATGAAAATTTAAAACTGATTATTGCCAAGTCCGCTGAGTTTTTCCGCTTAACCAAAGAAAAAGAACGATTATCGGAAGAACTCGAAGAGCGCAATCAGCAGCTTGAAACGATGAATCAGGCGCTGGAAACATCCAACCAAAAATTATCCGACTTTAATCATCAACTGGAATTACAAGTTCAGGAAAGAACCCAGGCATTAAGCACGTCGAATACTCGGCTGGAAATGTTGCTGAAGAGTCGTAACAAAACGTTCAGAGATATTTTGGGTATGGTGACTGCGATTATTCAGCATAGAACAGGATTCCCTGCCGATCACGCGGAGCGAATTGCCAATCAGGCCAAGTCTGTCGCGCAACGTTTGAAATTATCGGAGACAGATATCGGTCATATCTATTTATGTGGCCTCATGCACCAGATTGGCTTGATCGGCGCGCGGGACTCTGAAATTGAAATGACTAAAGTCGATCCGGAAAGTCAGGTGCCGATTTCACCGAGTGCCAATGCGGTTGTCGGGGCAACAATTGTCGAACGGATTAAGCGCTTTGAGCCATTGGTTGAGATAATTCGTCATCAGGACGAACTCTATAATGGGTTAGGACGGCCTGATCACCTGCGAGGGCCGGAAATCCCCATTGGTGCCAGAATCATTAAAGTGGTGAAAGACTACGATTTTTATGTCGCTTCACCATATAACCCGAAGAGAATGACCACCCGAAGTGCACAAGGATACCTGAAACAACAGGCGGGTGAGTTGTATGATCCCCAAGTGATTGAGGTGTATCTTGAGATGCTGAAACAACCGAGCCGGGTTGAAGACGGTGTTGAGCTCTGTATCGGGTTGAGTGAAATCAAACCGGGGATGGTGATCAAGCGTGATCTTTATCTCCCCAACGGCAATCTGATGCTCACCGCAGGAAATGCCATCAGCGCGGTGTTATTGTCTCGGCTGAAGTCAATCGAGAAACAGACCAACATGCCGATTACGGTTTATATTGGGTGA
- a CDS encoding sensor histidine kinase yields the protein MGHSSIENDIQVKPMILSDEDRWCAEPNFALDTLRLMLTSESQDDSLDLFVDFMSETFVDTEIYLFTTYELDSLRLIRSRPLLTGPIREQYFPTFTQHEFCFIEQLERSNFWAEYYAPFFPTISKALVVTVQIQSRHYMMLLTSQSEALWQQNSLGTLHYIIEVVKIALTYITSTEMMYHNQDVEQTEKLASLGKLAAGVAHEINNPLGFIMSNLGTLSAYMREFKQFVSTLSETQKISVEEILDDSAAIISETLEGLTRIQNVVSSLNVYNHVSSSNIGVVDLRDVISSSLGLILGELKMRARIDYQAPERPMYVKGQSNKLQQAFIHLIMNAFQSITHTDGIICIRLTYETSVLIPRKRNLCLSIQDNGKGISEEHLRHIFEPFFTTKQVGSGAGLGLSVAKEIIEEHSGLISIESELGKGTQAVIRLPCVVSMP from the coding sequence GTGGGACACTCGTCAATAGAAAATGATATTCAAGTCAAGCCGATGATTCTCTCTGATGAAGATCGATGGTGTGCAGAACCTAACTTTGCTTTGGATACCTTGCGCCTGATGTTGACCTCAGAAAGTCAGGATGACAGTCTCGATCTATTTGTGGATTTTATGAGCGAGACCTTTGTCGATACGGAGATTTACCTATTTACGACCTATGAGTTGGATTCTCTGCGTTTGATACGTTCTCGTCCGTTATTGACTGGCCCGATCCGAGAGCAATATTTTCCGACTTTCACCCAACACGAGTTTTGTTTTATTGAGCAGCTCGAACGTTCCAATTTCTGGGCTGAATACTATGCGCCTTTTTTCCCGACGATAAGCAAAGCTCTGGTTGTGACGGTTCAGATCCAATCTCGCCACTACATGATGCTACTGACTTCCCAGTCTGAAGCTCTGTGGCAGCAAAACAGTTTAGGGACATTACACTACATTATTGAAGTGGTGAAGATTGCGCTCACTTATATTACATCGACTGAGATGATGTATCACAATCAGGATGTTGAACAGACTGAGAAACTTGCTTCTTTAGGGAAATTAGCTGCGGGGGTCGCGCACGAAATTAATAATCCTCTGGGATTCATTATGAGTAATTTAGGTACGCTCAGTGCCTACATGCGCGAATTTAAACAGTTTGTTTCGACATTGTCTGAGACACAAAAAATATCTGTAGAAGAGATACTGGATGATAGTGCAGCTATTATCTCAGAGACGCTCGAAGGGCTCACCCGAATTCAAAATGTTGTGTCGAGTTTGAATGTTTATAACCATGTATCCAGTTCAAACATTGGGGTCGTTGACTTGCGGGATGTGATTAGTTCATCGTTGGGCCTGATTCTTGGTGAACTCAAGATGCGGGCCAGGATTGATTATCAGGCTCCAGAGCGACCCATGTATGTCAAAGGGCAATCCAATAAACTGCAACAGGCATTTATCCACTTGATTATGAATGCTTTCCAATCGATTACGCATACGGATGGTATTATTTGTATTCGGCTAACATATGAGACCAGTGTTCTCATTCCGAGAAAGCGAAATCTTTGTCTATCGATTCAAGATAACGGCAAAGGAATTTCCGAGGAACATTTGCGACATATTTTTGAACCGTTTTTTACTACCAAGCAGGTGGGAAGCGGTGCCGGATTAGGACTTTCTGTTGCCAAAGAGATTATTGAAGAACATTCCGGCCTGATTTCGATTGAGTCTGAGTTAGGCAAGGGGACTCAGGCCGTGATTCGGTTACCTTGTGTCGTCAGTATGCCTTAG
- a CDS encoding ATP-binding protein, with the protein MAKSRLLLSDLLDQLNFALCIVRNDYLIVKANEYFQSRVIYAGGAIQGQNILTLFPQSADYLKRKIDTALVIESSSFSSWEQKPHVLPFKSSRPVSGEEEQMFQNLEVIPIHNDDGSIEHVCLCIYDVTIQASQQAQLRKISQQLKIEHQEQKMLIKKLEETQGQLIQSEKMASIGQLSAGIAHEINNPVGFITSNIQTLHDYFQRLAQVIEKMKEMIDEGGDSALAEHCQAVLQQQQVSFILEDTSDLIQESLEGSSRVMSIVKNLKDFSHIDGSEWGYASLVNGIESTLKIIHNEIKYNITIEKDYQADIPDVYCQPMQINQVLLNILVNASQAIEGEGTIYISVHQVNEHHVEIRIRDTGTGIPPDIQDRIFDPFFTTKAVGSGTGLGLSVSYGIIKAHKGTIAVQSEIGAGSEFIIQLPIDAVTATDDIEQATS; encoded by the coding sequence ATGGCTAAAAGTAGGTTATTACTGTCAGATTTGTTAGACCAGCTCAATTTTGCATTGTGTATCGTTCGCAATGATTACTTGATTGTTAAAGCGAATGAGTATTTTCAGTCACGGGTGATTTATGCAGGTGGTGCGATCCAAGGGCAGAATATTCTGACGCTTTTTCCTCAGTCCGCTGATTATCTGAAGCGAAAGATCGATACTGCACTAGTGATTGAGTCATCGAGTTTTTCGTCATGGGAACAAAAACCACACGTGCTTCCCTTCAAAAGTTCTCGGCCCGTATCAGGCGAAGAAGAACAGATGTTTCAAAATCTGGAAGTCATTCCTATCCACAATGATGATGGCTCGATTGAGCATGTCTGTCTTTGTATTTATGATGTGACCATTCAAGCCAGCCAGCAAGCGCAGCTGCGGAAAATCTCTCAACAATTGAAAATCGAACATCAAGAACAAAAAATGTTGATTAAGAAACTGGAAGAGACGCAAGGACAGTTGATCCAATCTGAAAAAATGGCATCGATTGGTCAGTTATCTGCGGGGATAGCCCATGAAATCAATAATCCGGTTGGTTTTATTACATCAAATATTCAGACTTTACATGATTACTTTCAGCGCTTGGCTCAAGTCATTGAGAAGATGAAAGAGATGATTGATGAAGGCGGTGATAGTGCGTTGGCAGAACATTGCCAAGCGGTGTTACAGCAGCAGCAAGTTAGTTTTATTTTGGAAGACACATCAGATTTGATTCAGGAGTCACTGGAAGGTTCATCCCGAGTGATGTCTATTGTGAAGAACCTGAAAGATTTTTCACATATTGATGGTTCGGAGTGGGGATATGCCAGCCTTGTGAATGGTATTGAATCGACACTGAAAATCATTCATAACGAGATTAAGTATAATATTACGATTGAAAAAGACTACCAGGCGGACATTCCGGATGTTTATTGTCAGCCCATGCAAATCAATCAGGTGTTGTTGAATATCTTAGTGAATGCCAGTCAAGCGATTGAAGGGGAAGGGACAATTTATATTTCCGTCCATCAAGTCAATGAACACCATGTTGAAATTCGGATTCGTGATACGGGGACAGGCATTCCTCCTGATATTCAGGATCGCATCTTTGATCCTTTTTTCACCACGAAAGCCGTTGGATCCGGAACGGGATTAGGATTATCTGTTTCTTATGGAATTATTAAAGCCCATAAGGGAACGATTGCCGTTCAGAGTGAGATCGGAGCCGGCAGTGAATTTATTATTCAACTCCCTATCGATGCAGTGACTGCAACCGATGACATTGAGCAAGCAACAAGCTGA
- a CDS encoding chemotaxis protein CheC, which produces MNTVLSADHQDALQEFMNISMGRAANKLATLLDLHVVISVPNIRLATDEDLDRLKQSESDYYYTRQSFFGGMDGELITLVSRRGCQQVVTDLNRVKGDTFDSVNVEESILDISNILSGASLKGLCEQIDVKTKIQPPVLFEPSRQPLPVSEWKLSLIMEISFLIEKDSFAARTIICFADRELGRMLERLDELL; this is translated from the coding sequence ATGAATACGGTTTTATCTGCAGATCACCAAGATGCGCTTCAAGAGTTTATGAATATATCGATGGGGAGAGCCGCGAATAAATTAGCGACTTTACTGGATCTCCATGTCGTGATTTCTGTGCCGAATATTCGTTTAGCGACTGATGAAGATTTAGATCGTCTGAAACAATCAGAGTCAGATTATTATTATACGCGGCAATCCTTTTTTGGTGGTATGGATGGTGAGCTGATTACCTTAGTCAGTCGTCGCGGGTGCCAACAGGTTGTGACGGATCTGAACCGAGTCAAAGGGGATACTTTCGATTCAGTTAATGTTGAGGAAAGTATTCTGGATATTTCAAATATTTTGTCTGGAGCAAGTCTCAAAGGGTTGTGTGAACAAATCGATGTCAAAACTAAAATTCAACCACCAGTATTATTTGAGCCTTCGAGACAGCCTTTACCCGTCTCTGAATGGAAACTTTCTTTGATTATGGAAATTTCGTTTTTGATTGAAAAAGATTCATTTGCAGCGAGAACAATTATCTGTTTTGCGGATAGGGAGTTAGGCCGAATGCTTGAGCGCCTAGATGAATTATTATAG
- a CDS encoding response regulator gives MAINVTIADDSKMSRKSVMRALPERWDVSIHEASNGKEAVSNYNQGLADVMFLDLTMPEMDGFQVLEHLHQIDAKTVVIVISADIQPYSQEKVKQLGAASFIQKPLDPIQLEHVLHEVGLL, from the coding sequence ATGGCAATCAATGTGACGATAGCAGATGATTCAAAAATGTCGCGTAAATCAGTCATGAGAGCGTTACCTGAGCGGTGGGATGTGAGTATTCATGAAGCATCAAACGGGAAAGAAGCAGTCAGCAATTATAATCAGGGGTTGGCGGATGTCATGTTTCTCGATTTAACCATGCCTGAAATGGATGGTTTTCAGGTTTTGGAACATTTGCATCAAATTGATGCTAAAACGGTCGTGATCGTCATTAGCGCAGACATTCAACCTTATTCTCAGGAAAAAGTGAAACAATTAGGGGCCGCGTCATTTATTCAGAAACCGTTAGACCCAATACAATTAGAACATGTATTACATGAGGTGGGATTGTTATGA
- a CDS encoding HDOD domain-containing protein: MANLEVVCVDDDEFMLKAIGRLVRRLRPEWRFLLLDEPMRWEEIMADSDIEHPAIFISDLLMPKKRGDVLLNEVKMNLPESIRVLLTGDTTQELPQKAHGYAHFVLPKPFTQDDFEHLFQCAERLHKMPFNAECRQKLGSLSGLPVLPHTVQELQNVIASPNCDMHLMAEVISHEPSLVARIFQIANSSYFGFRRHTDSLSEAVSRLGATLIETIAVSLLTQIPHHRVSPKQHQQVAERALRVGSIARLIAKEMSFARREQDKVFVASLLTSIGTLLVLEEGATLENIRTYLGLQDGYHDHHVAAAYLLILWGYDIDVGDMILSQSHIDFLSQNETVVYGSIVGLAYMIEKFKTDEQFKQIAEQLPNVVSDAVLALIPLLLETA, translated from the coding sequence ATGGCAAATCTTGAAGTGGTATGTGTTGATGATGATGAGTTTATGTTAAAAGCCATTGGCCGGCTGGTGCGTCGTTTGCGTCCCGAGTGGCGGTTTCTTCTCCTTGATGAACCGATGCGGTGGGAGGAAATCATGGCTGACTCTGACATTGAACATCCTGCGATATTTATTTCTGATCTATTGATGCCAAAGAAGCGCGGCGATGTGTTACTGAATGAAGTCAAAATGAATTTGCCTGAGTCAATCCGGGTACTGTTGACGGGGGATACAACTCAAGAGTTACCTCAAAAAGCACACGGTTATGCCCACTTCGTTTTACCTAAACCATTTACTCAGGATGATTTTGAACACCTGTTTCAGTGTGCCGAACGCTTACATAAAATGCCGTTCAATGCAGAGTGTCGTCAGAAGTTAGGGTCTTTGTCTGGTTTGCCCGTATTGCCGCATACTGTTCAGGAATTACAGAATGTGATCGCCTCGCCGAATTGTGACATGCATTTAATGGCTGAGGTGATTAGTCATGAGCCCTCCTTAGTTGCCCGGATATTTCAAATTGCCAATTCATCGTATTTCGGATTCAGAAGACATACTGATTCACTTTCTGAAGCGGTCAGCCGATTAGGGGCAACATTAATTGAAACGATTGCTGTTTCTTTACTAACGCAAATTCCTCATCACCGGGTTTCACCGAAACAGCATCAGCAGGTCGCAGAGCGAGCCCTCAGAGTCGGTTCGATTGCGCGATTGATTGCGAAAGAGATGAGTTTTGCCCGACGTGAACAGGATAAAGTGTTTGTTGCCAGTCTATTAACGTCTATCGGAACGCTGCTCGTACTGGAAGAAGGGGCAACGTTAGAAAATATCAGAACCTATCTGGGGTTGCAGGATGGTTACCATGATCACCACGTTGCGGCTGCTTATCTGCTGATTTTATGGGGATATGATATTGATGTCGGTGACATGATTTTATCTCAGAGCCATATCGATTTTCTCAGTCAGAATGAGACAGTCGTGTATGGCAGTATTGTCGGCCTAGCTTACATGATTGAGAAATTCAAGACAGATGAGCAATTCAAGCAAATCGCTGAGCAATTACCCAATGTTGTCAGTGACGCTGTTTTGGCATTGATCCCATTATTATTAGAAACAGCATAA
- a CDS encoding Hpt domain-containing protein: MADLQYFQPTRVADMVGEENISEMLSGYLISLDESLSQLRSYWQDGDIQHVRMTSHRMKSSARFIGADELAEVLQQIETDSLNEADNICTQTTRLSVVEQWCHELTQEIHHYLDSAS, translated from the coding sequence ATGGCGGACTTACAGTATTTCCAGCCGACAAGAGTTGCGGACATGGTTGGTGAAGAGAATATCAGTGAGATGCTCAGTGGTTACCTTATCTCACTGGACGAATCATTGTCCCAGTTACGTTCCTATTGGCAGGATGGCGATATACAACATGTCAGAATGACATCTCACCGGATGAAATCATCAGCACGCTTTATCGGTGCGGATGAGCTAGCAGAAGTTCTTCAGCAGATTGAGACGGACTCGCTCAATGAAGCGGATAATATTTGTACGCAGACGACTCGGCTCAGTGTGGTTGAACAATGGTGTCATGAGCTGACACAAGAGATTCACCATTATTTAGATTCTGCGAGTTAA
- a CDS encoding SDR family oxidoreductase, translated as MLAITGATGQLGRLVIEALRQKVPASQIVATVRDVHKAQDLAKLGVEVRYADYTQPDSWRDAFVGVNKVLLISSSEVGQRIEQHRTVIEAAKAANVTLLAYTSILKADRSSLMLAEEHVATEALIQQSGLPAVILRNGWYSENYTMGIPAILQQGMMIGCAGDGRISSAPRRDYAEAAVHVLTREGQAGKVYELAGDQSFTLAEFANSLSKATGQPITYQNLSESDYVQALENAGVPAPFSMVLGNAETGAAAGDLLSSSNDLSLLLGHPSTPIDVTIKETLSGTAE; from the coding sequence ATGTTAGCAATTACCGGAGCAACCGGCCAACTTGGCCGTCTCGTGATTGAAGCCTTACGACAAAAAGTGCCTGCATCACAAATTGTCGCGACAGTTCGCGATGTTCATAAAGCACAGGATTTGGCGAAACTGGGAGTGGAAGTACGGTATGCAGATTATACCCAACCTGACTCATGGCGTGACGCATTTGTCGGTGTAAACAAAGTGCTGTTGATTTCTTCCAGTGAGGTCGGACAGCGGATTGAACAGCATCGTACTGTCATTGAAGCCGCGAAAGCCGCGAACGTCACTTTACTGGCTTATACCAGTATTTTGAAAGCAGATCGTTCTTCTTTGATGTTGGCCGAAGAACATGTCGCGACAGAAGCCTTGATTCAGCAATCCGGACTCCCCGCAGTGATTTTGAGAAATGGCTGGTATTCGGAAAACTATACCATGGGGATCCCAGCGATTCTGCAACAGGGCATGATGATTGGATGTGCCGGAGACGGCCGTATTTCATCCGCGCCTCGTCGTGATTATGCCGAAGCTGCCGTACATGTCCTGACACGCGAGGGGCAGGCCGGTAAAGTCTACGAACTGGCGGGTGATCAGAGTTTTACCCTGGCTGAGTTTGCGAATTCTTTGTCCAAAGCAACAGGACAACCGATAACTTATCAGAATCTGTCTGAATCCGACTATGTTCAAGCGTTGGAAAATGCTGGTGTTCCGGCACCATTTTCAATGGTATTAGGGAACGCTGAAACCGGAGCGGCTGCGGGCGATCTATTGAGTTCGTCAAATGATCTCAGTTTGCTCCTGGGGCATCCGAGTACACCGATTGATGTGACAATCAAAGAGACATTATCAGGGACTGCGGAGTAG
- a CDS encoding winged helix-turn-helix transcriptional regulator translates to MKKISQLEQHQRGNVFIAQCPSREVLNHITSRWGILVLIALNDGAWHRFSELRKKITGISEKMLSQTLQTLERDGFLTRIAHPVVPPHVEYQLTQRGHTVTQKAAVLVEWLEDNIIDIQSLQSQYDQTRMAQESSLQAKK, encoded by the coding sequence ATGAAAAAAATATCTCAACTTGAACAACATCAACGCGGCAATGTCTTTATCGCGCAGTGTCCGTCTCGGGAAGTTCTCAATCACATCACCAGTCGGTGGGGGATTTTGGTCTTGATTGCTCTGAATGACGGCGCGTGGCATCGATTTAGTGAACTGAGGAAGAAAATTACGGGGATTAGTGAAAAAATGCTGTCACAAACACTGCAAACTTTAGAACGCGATGGTTTCCTGACTCGGATTGCCCATCCGGTGGTACCGCCTCATGTCGAATATCAGCTCACCCAACGGGGTCACACCGTGACGCAAAAAGCGGCCGTCCTTGTCGAATGGCTAGAAGACAATATTATTGATATCCAAAGTCTTCAATCTCAATATGATCAGACACGGATGGCGCAAGAGTCATCACTTCAAGCAAAAAAATAA